Proteins found in one Crassostrea angulata isolate pt1a10 chromosome 3, ASM2561291v2, whole genome shotgun sequence genomic segment:
- the LOC128177576 gene encoding 5'-3' exonuclease PLD3-like, translating to MDSNIQYDMPLDPDLVFGKKKKSVGLRNVFFGILFASTIGVAVGLVVYYFVGYQHSKSDDTPKPVHAAPVCQDQCVLSLVESIPVGLTYKAGSPSHPSTFSGLMNLMEAATKSIEIASFYWTLNGSDIAFHDNSSWEGETVLKTLAKAGHDRKIPIKIAQNEPNGVNANTDYLAKYAGAQVRTLNFKKWFGSGILHTKMWLIDRQHFYVGSANLDWRSLTQVKELGAVVYNCSCLAKDMGKIFDVYWMLGAPNATIPQNWPPNLSTGINDNTSMVIKFNDSQATTYLSSSPPELCPEGRTIDVDAIVNVIDSAEKFVYVAVMDYFPTTQFPKSGEHRRYWPVIDDALRRAAFDRRVNVSLLISYWNHTWEDMPKYLKSLAEMRFNGYPKININVKIFEVPAFTEDQKKIPFARVNHNKYMVTDKTAFIGTSNWSADYFIDTGGIGLIVNQNKTQADVRQQVEDIFLRDWNSNYSTNIWDFPFKRHYKNDYHSEL from the exons ATGGATTCTAATATACAGTACGATATGCCACTGGATCCAGATTTAGTGTtcgggaagaaaaaaaaatcagtgggATTACGAAATGTGTTCTTTGGAATATTATTTGCCTCTACCATTGGAGTAGCAGTGGGACTGGTTGTATATTATTTCGTGGGTTATCAACACAGCAAAAGTGATGACACCCCAAAACCTGTACATGCGGCTCCAGTGTGTCAGGATCAGTGTGT ACTGTCATTGGTGGAGAGCATACCTGTTGGTTTAACATATAAAGCCGGCTCCCCATCACATCCATCAACTTTCTCAGGGTTAATGAACTTGATGGAAGCTGCAACAAAAAGCATAGAGATTGCTTCGTTTTACTGGACTCTGAATGGCTCAGACATAGCTTTCCATGACAATTCCTCTTGGGAG GGAGAAACAGTGTTAAAGACTCTGGCTAAAGCAGGCCATGACAGAAAGATTCCAATTAAAATTGCTCAAAATGAACCTAATGGAGTTAATGCCAACACCGATTATCTTGcaaaatatg CTGGTGCACAAGTAAGAACTTTGAACTTCAAGAAGTGGTTTGGCTCTGGAATTTTGCACACCAAAATGTGGCTGATTGATAGACAGCATTTCTACGTAGGCAGTGCCAACCTCGATTGGAGATCACTTACCCAG gTCAAAGAGCTGGGAGCTGTTGTATACAACTGCAGCTGTCTGGCCAAAGACATGGGGAAGATTTTTGATGTGTACTGGATGTTAGGGGCTCCCAATGCTACCATTCCCCAAAACTGGCCACCCAATTTATCCACTGGAATCAATGACAATACCAGTATGGTGATAAAATTCAATGATTCCCAGGCAACCACTTATCTATCA AGCTCTCCTCCCGAGTTATGCCCAGAAGGGAGAACCATTGATGTAGATGCCATTGTCAATGTTATAGACAGTGCAGAGAAGTTTGTCTATGTGGCAGTCATGGATTATTTTCCAACAACTCAGTTTCCAAAGAGTGGGGAACATAGAAG atattggcCAGTAATTGACGATGCATTGAGAAGAGCGGCCTTTGATAGAAGAGTCAACGTGTCATTGCTGATCAGTTACTGGAATCATACCTGGGAGGATATGCCAAAGTACCTCAAGTCCCTGGCTGAGATGAGGTTTAACGGTTACCCTAAGATAAATATAAATGTG aaaatatttgaGGTTCCAGCCTTCACTGAAGATCAGAAGAAGATCCCTTTTGCTCGCGTCAATCATAATAAGTACATGGTGACTGATAAAACTGCTTTTATAG GTACGTCGAACTGGTCGGCAGATTACTTCATCGACACGGGTGGAATAGGGTTGATCGTCAATCAGAATAAAACTCAAGCAGATGTCAGGCAGCAGGTGGAGGACATTTTCCTGAGAGACTGGAACTCAAACTATTCCACCAATATCTGGGACTTCC
- the LOC128175318 gene encoding serine palmitoyltransferase 2-like, whose protein sequence is MSMVETIYMPSENDFRGKTKKLNGVQNGGKISNGCHKQTKQVDEETEKAWEKDFCETFEETPMLAAISTYIGYLILVAVGHVREFLKGIGIGVVKCVAEPKIPGFVPLYQTWESFYSWYVYRRIQDCFCRPVSGVPGAKMVVIDRESNDHRWSFQYTGGHSTVLNFGSYNYLGFSQNSGPCAEEVEQTIKNYGVSVCGSRQELGYLDLHKQMDRLVADYLGVEDAYTVPMGFATNSMNIPSLVGKGCLILSDELNHASLILGCRLSGAKIKTFKHNCMKDLEKNLREAIVDKQPRTHRPWKKILIVVEGVYSMEGSIVKLPEVLRLKKKYKAYLYLDEAHSIGAIGPHGKGVVDYFGLNPRDVDIMMGTFTKSFGAVGGYIGGSQALVNHLRLYSHSAIYSSSMAPGVAQQIVSSMNIMLGRDGTREGEKRIQQLKWNTRYFRRRLQEMGFILYGNKDSPVVPLLMFMPSKIAKFSRESLNRGMGVVVVGFPATPMTKCRARFCLSASHTKEMLDEALQITSDIGDLLAIKYSKAEPPSYSENDVPLVEDS, encoded by the exons ATGAGTATGGTGGAAACCATATACATGCCAAGTGAAAATGATTTTCGTGGCAAAACCAAGAAATTGAACGGAGTTCAGAATGGAGGTAAAATTTCCAATGGATGCCACAAGCAAACCAAGCAGGTGGATGAAGAAACAGAAAAGGCGTGGGAGAAAGACTTCTGTGAAACATTTGAAGAGACTCCCATGTTAGCAGCAATATCTACGTACATTGGCTATCTCATTCTTGTGGCTGTAGGACATGTGAGAGAGTTTTTAAAGGGCATCGGCATTGGAGTTGTTAAATGTGTTGCGGAACCAAAAATTCCT GGATTTGTTCCATTGTATCAGACTTGGGAGAGCTTTTACTCCTGGTATGTGTACCGACGTATCCAAGATTGTTTTTGTCGGCCGGTAAGCGGTGTACCTGGAGCCAAAATGGTAGTGATAGACCGTGAGAGTAATGACCATAGATGGAGTTTTCA atatacTGGTGGCCATTCAACAGTGTTGAACTTTGGTTCATACAATTACCTAGGATTTTCTCAGAATTCTGGTCCTTGTGCAGAGGAAGTGGAGCAGACAATTAAAAACTACGGTGTGAGTGTTTGTGGGAGTCGCCAGGAGTTAG GGTACCTGGACCTCCACAAACAAATGGACAGGCTAGTGGCAGATTATCTAGGAGTGGAGGACGCTTACACTGTTCCCATGGGTTTTGCCACAAATTCCATGAATATTCCCTCTCTTGTTGGAAAG GGCTGTTTAATTCTGAGTGATGAACTGAACCATGCATCACTAATTCTGGGCTGTCGGCTCTCTGGAGCCAAAATCAAAACCTTCAAACACAATT gtaTGAAAGATCTTGAAAAGAATTTAAGAGAAGCCATTGTAGATAAACAGCCAAGAACCCACAGACCATGGAAGAAAATTCTGATTGTGGTGGAGGGTGTTTACAG CATGGAAGGTTCCATAGTGAAGCTACCAGAGGTGCTCcgattaaaaaagaaatacaaggcttatttatatttagatgaGGCCCATAGTATAGGTGCAATAGGGCCCCATGGGAAGGGTGTAGTGGACTACTTTGGTCTGAACCCCCGGGATGTGGACATCATGATGGGAACATTTACCAAGAGTTTTGGTGCTGTTGGAGGTTACATAGGTGGATCACag GCCCTTGTCAACCATTTACGTCTGTACTCCCACTCAGCTATCTACTCCAGTAGTATGGCCCCGGGTGTTGCTCAACAAATCGTGTCCTCAATGAATATCATGCTGGGCAGGGATGGAACCAGAGAAG GCGAAAAAAGAATCCAGCAGCTGAAATGGAACACTCGATACTTCAGAAGGCGACTTCAAGAGATGGGCTTTATTTTATATGGAAACAAAGATTCTCCTGTTGTGCCTTTGTTAATGTTTATGCCGTCCAAAATAGC AAAGTTCTCCAGAGAGAGTCTAAATAGAGGAATGGGTGTGGTTGTGGTTGGTTTTCCTGCAACCCCCATGACCAAGTGTAGAGCTCGCTTCTGTCTGTCAGCCTCGCACACGAAAGAAATGTTAGATGAG GCACTGCAAATAACTAGTGATATTGGAGATCTGCTGGCAATCAAATACTCCAAAGCAGAACCACCCTCCTATTCTGAAAATGATGTGCCATTAGTGGAG gATTCATGA
- the LOC128175319 gene encoding uncharacterized protein LOC128175319, producing the protein MEKGKATGSESKSEATEMTQNKEDKDETTEDPTKKNDNKSAPNLDTKTQEVNIDGTPPMSEPCAEVSDSSNEDNKKLLNPQRLPGDGEHQLGEGPQKTAQEEEEVIEEDDDEGIDVSDGIDLDGDGRIKLFERGLENEKKGKLKSALKCYMACLRGLKPHTNFPLLPQCLRNVADIFYRQEQYEKAIHFIQAEKIYYESALIDTTDIQMKLEEAQKDQTLPSDVTEDTIRADEFEELAKICLDKKQPQLALEYAGKATKIRQSILGDNHPVTISSLDFFTKVYAEAGADQYQDSMKRFENQGAGDPSDQDVETMIPQSSEREPQSILRRRKPGERDAEKRVRFDDSVKKSEDEEQCAKIFLWILFAICGVILLILGVYLYCHISSGSSCQSYKHQIKHVWDRIKYYYYHYTQSKLRKFV; encoded by the exons ATGGAGAAGGGAAAAGCCACAGGTAGTGAAAGTAAATCTGAAGCCACTGAGATGACACAAAATAAAGAAGACAAAGATGAAACCACAGAAGACCCCACAAAAAAGAATGATAACAAATCAGCCCCAAACCTGGACACGAAAACTCAAGAAGTAAATATTGATGGTACGCCACCTATGTCAGAACCCTGTGCAGAAGTGTCAGACTCCTCTAATGAAGACAATAAAAAGTTGTTGAATCCTCAAAGACTGCCAGGTGATGGAGAACACCAGCTGGGAGAAGGGCCGCAGAAGACTGCACAAGAGGAAGAGGAAGTTATAGAAGAAGATGATG ATGAAGGAATTGATGTATCTGATGGCATAGACCTAGATGGAGATGGGAGGATTAAACTTTTTGAAAGAGGCcttgaaaatgagaaaaaaggGAAATTAAAATCTGCATTGAAGTGTTACATGGCTTGTCTACGAGGATTAAAACCTCACACTAACTTTCCTTTGCTGCCCCAGTGTCTCAGAAAT GTTGCAGATATATTTTACAGACAAGAACAAT ATGAAAAGGCTATACATTTTATTCAAGCAGAGAAGATTTACTATGAGTCAGCTTTGATAGACACAACAGACATACAGATGAAGTTAG AGGAGGCCCAGAAGGACCAAACCCTGCCCTCAGACGTCACCGAGGACACAATCAGAGCAGACGAATTTGAGGAGCTGGCTAAAATATGTCTTGACAAAAAACA ACCACAGCTGGCCTTGGAATATGCAGGAAag GCCACCAAGATCCGACAGAGCATTCTGGGGGACAACCATCCAGTGACCATCAGCAGTCTGGATTTCTTTACCAAGGTGTATGCTGAGGCTGGGGCTGATCAGTATCAAG ATAGTATGAAGAGATTTGAGAATCAAGGAGCGGGGGACCCCAGTGATCAGGATGTGGAGACGATGATTCCTCAGTCCTCAGAGAGGGAGCCACAGTCCATCCTCAGGCGGAGAAAACCAG gaGAAAGAGATGCAGAAAAGAGAGTGCGATTTGATGACTCTGTGAAAAAGAGTGAAGATG AGGAGCAGTGTGCCAAGATATTTCTGTGGATCCTGTTCGCGATCTGTGGGGTGATTCTATTGATCCTGGGGGTGTACCTGTACTGTCACATCTCGTCCGGCAGCTCCTGTCAGTCCTACAAACATCAGATCAAGCATGTCTGGGACCGCATCAagtactactactaccactacacACAGTCCAAACTTAGGAAGTTTGTCTGA
- the LOC128175320 gene encoding alpha-ketoglutarate-dependent dioxygenase alkB homolog 6-like: MEKFKVEQAPPSIYYIPNFITKDEEQYLLHHVNSAPKPKWTQLSNRRLQNWGGLPHPKGMVAEEIPQWLKVYMEKVAALGFFGDKLPNHVLVNEYLAGQGIMPHEDGPLYYPVVSTISLGSHTLLEFYRPLDSSDQSYDDQQQQTSFEDRFLTSILLEPRSLVFVCDDMYKTYLHGISERTVDKISNSIANIEMCEMAQSVEASTRTTRVSLTIRHVPKVLKAKFLFGKK; encoded by the exons ATGGAGAAATTCAAAGTAGAACAG GCTCCTCCAAGTATATATTACATTCCCAATTTCATAACCAAGGATGAAGAGCAATACCTTTTGCATCATGTGAACTCAGCACCAAAGCCAAAGTGGACTCAGTTGTCAAATCGAAGACTGCAAAACTGGG gtgGGTTACCTCATCCAAAGGGAATGGTGGCTGAGGAAATCCCACAG TGGCTAAAGGTGTACATGGAGAAAGTGGCAGCCCTGGGATTTTTTGGCGACAAATTGCCAAACCATGTTCTGGTTAATGAGTACCTAGCAGGACAAGGAATTATG cCCCATGAAGATGGCCCCCTTTATTACCCAGTTGTGTCTACAATTAGTTTGGGATCACACACTTTGCTAGAATTTTATCGACCCTTGGACTCAAGTGATCAATCCTATGATGACCAG cAACAGCAAACTTCCTTTGAGGACCGATTCCTAACATCTATTCTTTTGGAACCTAGAAGCCTTGTGTTTGTTTGTGACGATATGTATAAAACTTACCTACATGGAATAAGTGAGCGTACAGTGGACAAAATCAGCAACTCTATAGCTAACATTGAGATGTGCGAGATGGCTCAGTCAGTAGAAGCTTCAACACGGACCACTAGAGTGTCTCTCACAATCAGACATGTACCAAAAGTCTTAAAAGCTAAATTCTTATTTggaaaaaagtga
- the LOC128175317 gene encoding endoribonuclease Dicer-like — protein sequence MVRTETGPVKRLPRHLRNEDIPSHTFTPRTYQVELLDAALQRNTIVCLGTSGGNTFISVMLLKEFSTELRKQLQCGGKRSVVCLNSDESIQEISQVIKHHSDLNVMPIYELSEDESKLNSMLNDHQILVTKPSVFNDILLKKFLLPVQINLVILENCHLILQEEHPYQSIINIIHNSVPREAAARILGLTSSFISQKCHDPGELENIIRSLENHLSARAETATLVIAERYGIRPKEYLKFCDNYEDVTGTLTLLDDVLSSALEFLNECNMEDEEDDDRDPKEIPIFVFSECLNILYILGPWCASCIANMFINQIEKVDKHETIPVHKKFLKYCLTQLRIVTTLFELNFTPNYDVEELLQYSTPRVYELINHLRKYKPEYDFMIVSSGGDMDGFMGEEDRDSQNGDSDGDESEMSDDSVVMSDEETSDRAYKGNVLHIAVKREPDNGTLQKTLDPLNSDSEKYLCGIVFVEHRYVALAINKFLEEVCSWDENLCFVKSQHLTGQGLKDGKSKKGNWKKQEDVLRKFRLQDLNLLVSTTVLEDGIDVPKCNLIVKFDPPRSYKSYSQSKGRARARDSEYVILVEENKKEMFMQDYNVFKGIEDVLVDRRNEEEDEEEDNHCEDTSKVLLPYMPSSDNPHICVTVETAIAFVNRYCAKLPSDAFTHLTPKCTLQEISGEGGTMYRATLNLPINSPYKRSVQGEVMPTKNLAKRAVALKLCQCLHEAGELDDQLNPVGKEVFTMEEEQEEEDAADGEEGEDYSGEGRPGTTKRKQYYFKRLAASLVQSHPSTEECLLYNISLQLSKAISDEQNTRGRKICAPEDTPRGFGVLTSKHIPQVPTFPVYTRSGEVTASIDVLSSNFSVSSEELRRLRDFHRFTFTNVLRLEKDPMEFCPDESDLGYLIVPLNKDDDGNVVLDWTFIKEVEDSKSHVRRNIHDSKREQFVFSKEEYEDAVVMPSYRNVDQPQHFYVAEIRSDLNPSSPFPSPELYKTFSAYYTTKYGLTITNLEQPLLDVDHTSARLNLLTPRYMNQKGVALPTSSAETKKARRENLQQKQILVPELCEIHVFPASLWRKAVCLPTILYRLNYLLVADEIRMRIAEGPGIGLIKLEEGFRFQPLDFGFDLKEEDDDGSNVCNSTVNDESVDDKLVNGCDSPSASQNGCDSDNVISEEDECDTKKAESCDTKQNLKAAFQNEKAASDICDIQGNVSSNCNHGKNGYLNHDEEWGNTLQDQSNEKTEKCWDKAHPISEKSMNDLTSELNEMNIHVTNSPLKKTPCDTILSDFPEVGVFKLQDKPSIPIPKAEILKEEVDFPELTISLDQEVDLSTFVGPSPCTILQALTMSNANDFFSLERLETIGDSFLKYAITVYLYCTYPGIHEGKLSYLRSKQVSNCNLYRLGKRKGFADCMISTKFEPYENWLPPGYVINDDKRKGPVPKVLLIRNNLGQLEKVRDGSIIDSFCPENATLNWVPKISELTEDSENENDNRGIPLQNNRKCEELCSNNENHENFEEELEELETLPERVRQEEKDQVVIPYNLQTLHSIPDKSIADCVESLIGCYLTSCGKKAALKFMHWLGLKVLPQKKKGMVQDTELLSLQCPDSPLLVHVPDHNSILHRLLEGYDTLEQRIGYEFRDKSYLLQAFTHASYHYNTVTDCYQRLEFLGDAILDYVITRHLYEDSCKYSPGVLTDLRSALVNNNIFAALAVKWDFHKYFKAISPPLFGVIEKFVARQKEREDEIDLSDDEGEGEEEEHVELEVPKALGDIFESLAGAIYLDSKMSLDTVWRVYYRIMKPQIDKYLLSIPKSPVRELLEMEPETAKFEKPERTLEGKIRVTVNVVTKGVFTGVGRNYRIAKSAAAKKALRSIKALQAGGLV from the exons ATGGTTAGAACAGAAACTGGACCTGTTAAAAGGTTGCCAAGGCATCTGAGAAATGAGGATATTCCTTCACACACATTTACTCCCAGGACTTATCAG GTGGAACTTCTTGATGCTGCTCTGCAGAGGAACACCATAGTCTGCCTGGGAACCAGTGGGGGAAATACCTTCATTTCGGTGATGCTTCTGAAGGAGTTTTCCACTGAGCTCAGAAAACAGCTGCAATGTGGGGGAAAGAGAAGTGTTGTATGCTTAAATTCAG atgaaAGCATTCAAGAGATTTCCCAAGTCATTAAACATCACAGTGATCTTAATGTTATGCCCATATACGAACTATCTGAGGatgaatcaaaattaaattcaatgcTCAATGACCATCAAATACTGGTGACCAAACCATCAGTGTTCAATGACATACTGCTGAAAAAGTTCTTACTCCCAGTCCAAATTAATCTAGTCATCTTAGAAAACTGTCACCTGATTCTTCAGGAAGAACATCCTTACCAAAGCATCATAAATATCATCCACAACAGTGTTCCTAGGGAAGCAGCTGCTAGGATTCTAGGCTTGACATCCTCCTTTATAAGTCAGAAATGTCATGATCCAGGAGAACTAGAAAACATCATTAGGTCACTGGAGAATCACCTTAGTGCCAGAGCAGAGACAGCTACCCTTGTCATTGCAGAGAGATATGGAATACGTCCAAAGGAATATCTTAAATTTTGTGATAATTATGAAGATGTAACAGGTACTCTCACACTGCTGGATGATGTATTGAGCAGTGCTCTGGAATTTCTGAATGAATGCAACATGGAAGATGAAGAGGATGATGACCGAGATCCAAAGGAAATTCCAATCTTTGTCTTCTCCGAATGTCTTAATATTCTGTACATTTTAGGCCCATGGTGTGCCTCTTGTATTGCAAACATGTTCATCAATCAAATAGAAAAAGTGGATAAGCATGAAACAATACCAGTGCATAAGAAGTTcctgaaatattgtttaactcAGTTACGGATTGTTACCACTCTGTTTGAGCTAAACTTTACACCTAATTATGATGTAGAAGAACTGCTGCAGTATTCCACACCAAGAGTTTACGAACTGATCAATCATCTGCGTAAATACAAGCCAGAGTATGATTTTATGATTGTGAGTAGTGGGGGAGACATGGACGGGTTTATGGGGGAGGAGGATAGAGATAGTCAGAACGGGGATAGTGATGGGGACGAATCCGAAATGTCGGATGACTCTGTGGTCATGTCAGATGAGGAGACATCAGACAGAGCATACAAAGGCAATGTTCTTCACATAGCTGTGAAAAGGGAGCCAGACAATGGGACCCTGCAAAAGACCTTGGACCCATTGAATTCAGACAGTGAAAAATACCTGTGTGGGATAGTGTTTGTGGAACATAGATATGTAGCTCTAGCCATTAATAAATTCCTCGAAGAAGTGTGTTCATGGGATGAAAATCTGTGCTTTGTTAAGAGCCAGCATTTAACTGGACAAGGACTGAAGGATGGGAAATCCAAGAAAGGGAATTGGAAGAAGCAAGAGGATGTGTTGAGGAAATTCAGACTACAGGACCTTAACTTGTTAGTCTCCACAACTGTGTTGGAGGATGGTATAGATGTCCCTAAATGTAACCTCATAGTCAAGTTTGATCCTCCCAGAAGTTACAAGTCTTACAGCCAATCAAAG GGTCGTGCTAGAGCCAGAGACTCTGAGTATGTGATTCTGGTAGAAGAAAACAAGAAGGAGATGTTCATGCAGGATTACAATGTGTTCAAAGGAATAGAGGAT GTGTTAGTAGACAGGAGGAATGAGGAGGAAGATGAGGAGGAGGACAATCATTGTGAGGACACATCTAAAGTTCTACTGCCATACATGCCAAGCTCAGATAATCCCCATATTTGTGTCACCGTGGAGACAGCTATTGCTTTCGTCAACAG GTACTGTGCCAAGTTACCAAGTGATGCCTTTACTCACCTGACCCCAAAATGTACGCTGCAGGAGATATCTGGTGAGGGGGGAACTATGTATAGAGCAACACTGAATCTACCGATTAACTCCCCTTACAAACGCTCTGTACAG GGAGAAGTGATGCCAACAAAGAACCTAGCCAAAAGAGCTGTGGCTCTAAAACTCTGCCAATGTCTGCATGAAGCAG GTGAACTGGATGATCAACTGAATCCTGTTGGAAAGGAAGTCTTCACCATGGAAGAGGAGCAGGAGGAGGAAGACGCAGCAGATGGCGAAGAGGGCGAGGATTACAGTGGAGAAGGGAGACCGGGTACCACCAAGAGGAAGCAGTACTATTTCAAGAGG TTGGCTGCCTCATTGGTACAAAGTCACCCCTCTACAGAGGAATGTCTGCTGTACAATATATCTCTTCAACTGAGCAAAGCCATATCAGATGAGCAGAACACCAGAGGTCGGAAGATCTGTGCCCCGGAGGACACACCGAGGGGGTTCGGAGTTCTCACATCCAAACATATTCCTCAG gTACCAACATTCCCAGTATACACAAGGTCAGGGGAGGTAACTGCCTCCATTGATGTCCTTAGCAGTAATTTTTCGGTATCCTCTGAGGAGCTGAGGAGACTGAGAGATTTCCACAGATTTACATTTACTAATGTCCTACGTTTAGAAAAGGACCCCATGGAGTTTTGTCCAGATGAAAGTGATCTGGGGTATCTTATAGTTCCACTTAATAAAG ATGATGATGGCAATGTAGTCCTTGATTGGACCTTCATCAAAGAAGTTGAAGATTCCAAATCACATGTCCGAAGAAACATTCATGACTCTAAAAGAGAACAGTTTGTGTTTTCCAAGGAAGAGTATGAAGATGCGGTTGTGATGCCATCCTATCGAAATGTAGACCAACCACAGCATTTCTATGTGGCAGAAATCCGATCCGACCTGAATCCATCCTCACCTTTCCCATCGCCAGAGTTGTACAAGACCTTCAGTGCCTATTACACAACCAAATACGGTTTGACCATCACCAATTTGGAGCAGCCATTATTAGACGTAGACCACACGTCTGCTAGGTTAAATCTGCTCACTCCTCGTTACATGAACCAAAAGGGGGTGGCATTGCCCACAAGCAGTGCAGAAACTAAGAAAGCCAGGAGGGAAAATCTCCAGCAGAAACAAATTCTTGTCCCAGAACTGTGTGAAATCCATGTCTTTCCTGCTTCGCTATGGCGTAAAGCCGTCTGCTTGCCCACAATATTGTACAGATTGAATTACTTGCTTGTAGCTGACGAAATTCGCATGAGAATTGCTGAGGGCCCTGGAATAGGTTTGATAAAATTGGAAGAAGGTTTTCGTTTTCAGCCATTGGATTTCGGATTTGATCTGAAAGAGGAAGATGATGATGGCAGCAATGTGTGCAATAGTACAGTAAATGATGAAAGTGTGGACGATAAACTTGTGAATGGTTGTGATTCACCAAGTGCTAGTCAAAACGGTTGTGATAGTGACAATGTCATCTCTGAAGAAGATGAATGTGATACAAAGAAAGCAGAAAGCTGTGATACAAAGCAAAATCTCAAAGCAGCATTCCAAAATGAAAAGGCAGCTAGTGACATCTGTGATATTCAGGGCAATGTGTCCAGTAACTGTAACCATGGCAAAAATGGATATCTGAATCATGATGAAGAATGGGGGAATACTTTGCAGGATCAAAGTAATGAAAAAACTGAGAAGTGTTGGGACAAAGCTCATCCCATTTCAGAAAAGTCTATGAATGATTTAACATCAGAACTGAATGAGATGAATATTCATGTCACCAATTCTCCATTGAAGAAGACTCCATGTGATACAATCTTGTCTGATTTCCCTGAAGTGGGTGTCTTCAAACTTCAGGATAAACCAAGCATACCAATTCCAAAGGCTGAGATCCTCAAAGAGGAGGTGGATTTTCCAGAGCTCACCATATCATTAGACCAAGAAGTGGACTTGAGTACTTTTGTAGGCCCAAGTCCATGTACCATATTGCAAGCTTTAACCATGTCCAATGCCAATGATTTCTTCAGTTTAGAGAGGTTGGAAACAATAGGTGATTCCTTCTTGAAATATGCCATTACTGTATACTTATACTGTACATATCCAGGTATTCACGAGGGGAAGCTTAGTTACTTGAGAAGTAAACAAGTTAGCAATTGTAACCTTTACCGGTTAGGGAAAAGAAAAGGATTTGCAGATTGCATGATTTCCACCAAATTTGAACCATATGAAAACTGGTTGCCTCCAGGGTATGTTATCAATGATGACAAAAGAAAAGGGCCAGTACCAAAAGTCCTACTTATAAGGAACAATTTAGGCCAGCTTGAAAAAGTAAGGGATGGCAGCATTATTGATTCCTTCTGTCCTGAAAATGCCACCTTAAATTGGGTGCCAAAAATTTCGGAATTGACAGAGGattctgaaaatgaaaatgacaaCCGAGGAATTCCTcttcaaaataatagaaaatgtGAAGAGTTGTGCTCAAACAATGAAAACCATGAGAACTTCGAGGAAGAATTAGAGGAGTTAGAGACTCTTCCTGAGAGGGTGAGACAAGAGGAAAAGGACCAGGTGGTGATCCCGTACAACCTACAGACCCTCCATAGCATCCCCGACAAGAGCATCGCGGACTGTGTGGAGTCTCTGATTGGCTGCTATCTGACTTCCTGTGGGAAGAAGGCTGCTCTGAAATTCATGCATTGGTTGGGGCTGAAGGTTCTGCCTCAGAAGAAAAAAGGAATGGTGCAAGAT ACTGAGCTGCTGAGCTTGCAGTGCCCTGACTCTCCATTATTGGTCCATGTTCCCGACCACAACTCCATTCTCCATCGTCTCCTGGAGGGATACGATACCTTGGAGCAGAGGATAGGGTATGAATTCAGAGACAAATCTTATCTCCTTCAAGCCTTCACACACGCCTCATACCACTACAACACTGTCACAGACTGTTACCAAAG GCTGGAGTTTCTGGGAGATGCCATCTTGGATTATGTCATCACCCGCCACCTGTATGAAGACTCATGTAAGTACTCACCGGGCGTGCTCACCGACCTTAGGTCAGCACTGGtcaacaacaacatttttgccGCCCTGGCTGTTAAGTGGGACTTCCACAAGTACTTCAAGGCTATCTCCCCACCGTTGTTTGGAGTTATAGAGAAGTTTGTAGCCAGACAGAAAGAACGGGAGGATGAAATTGACCTGAGTGATGATGAG GGAGAGGGGGAGGAAGAAGAACATGTTGAGCTGGAGGTACCCAAAGCTCTGGGAGATATATTTGAGTCATTAGCAGGAGCCATTTACCTGGATAGTAAAATGTCCCTGGATACTGTGTGGAGAGTGTACTATCGTATTATGAAGCCGCAAATAG ACAAATACCTGCTGAGCATTCCAAAGTCTCCAGTACGTGAACTTTTAGAAATGGAACCAGAAACAGCCAAGTTTGA AAAACCAGAGAGAACCCTGGAAGGCAAGATCAGGGTGACTGTAAATGTGGTGACCAAAGGCGTGTTCACCGGGGTCGGAAGGAACTATAGGATCGCCAAAAGTGCCGCTGCCAAAAAAGCTCTCCGCTCCATCAAAGCCTTGCAAGCTGGCGGACTTGTATAA